AAGTTTTATGCCCCAATTCCTCCCAAAGTTCTTCTGCAATATGAGGACAAATTGGAGAAATAAGAAGTAAAACCTTATCAAAACATTCCTTTAAAACTTTTTTATTTTTTTCATCTTCTGTAGAAATCTCTTTTAAAGTATCCTCTAAAAGGTTTAAAAATTCCATAATAGCTGCTATAGCTGTATTAAAGTGGAGCCTCTTTTCTAAATCTTCTGAAACTTTTTTAATGGTTTGGTGAAGTTTTCTTCTCAATTTTAAAAGATTGTTGGGAAGATCTTTCAAATCTTCCTCTTTATAAGAGACTTCTTTTAATTTTTCTGCATAATTTATAACCAAATTATATAATCTTTTCAAAAATCTAAATGCTCCTTCAATTCCGTGATCACTCCATTCAAGATCTTTTTCTGGTGGAGCTGCAAAAGCTATAAATAATCTAACTGTATCAGCTCCATATTTTTCAATCATTTGATCTGGATCAACAATATTGCATTTGCTTTTAGACATTTTTTCAAATTTTCCAACAATAACCTCTTTTCCACATCCATCTTTTAAACATTTTCCTTCAGGAGAAACCTCTTCTGGATAAAGCCAGCCATGAATAGGACATTTATAGGTTTCTTTTATTACCATCCCTTGAGTTAATAGATTAAGAAAGGGCTCATCTAAATCAAAATAGCCAAGATCTCTCAAAACTTTTGTAAAAAATCTGGCATAAAGTAGGTGTAAAATAGCATGCTCTATTCCACCGATGTATTGATCAACAGGAAGCCAATATTTTATATCCTCTTTATTAAAAGGTTCAGGATAATTGGGACAGGCAAATCTTGCGAAATACCAAGAAGATTCTACAAAAGTATCAAAAGTATCAGTTTCTCTTTTTGCTTGAGAACCGCATTTTGGACATTTAGTATTTACAAATTCAGAAAGATTAGGAAGAGGCGACCTTCCTGAAGGATCTATTTGAGCATCTAAAGGTAAGATTACAGGAAGATTTTCTATTTTTTCCGGAACAATTCCACATCTTTCGCAATAAATCATTGGAATAGGACATCCCCAATATCTCTGACGAGAAATTCCCCAATCTCTTAACCTATAAGTAACTTTCTTTTTACCAAGTCCCTTTTCTTCTAAATATGCTGTTATTTTAGCTTTACCCTCAATACTGTCTAATCCTGTAAAGATGTCTGAATTAACCATAATGCCTGGTTCTTCATAAGCACTTTCCATCTCCTCAGGAACTAAATCTTTATCCTTAGGTTTAATAACAACTTTAATAGGAAGCTTATATTTTTTAGCAAATTCGAAGTCTCTCTGGTCATGGGCAGGAACACACATTATAGCACCTGTTCCATATTCCATTAAAACAAAATTAGCAACAAAAAGAGGCAATTTTTCAGCTGTAAGAGGATGAAAGGCATAGGTTTCCAAAAAGAGACCTTCCTTTTCAGCTATACCAGCTTCTATATCTCTTCTTTCTTTTCTAACTTTTTCTATAAAATTTTCTAATTCCTTTTTTAATCCTTTTTTCTCTGCAATTTTTTTAGCCATTGGATGTTCTGGAGACATACAAACGAAAGTCGCACCAAAAAGAGTATCTGGACGAGTAGTATACACAATAAGGTCTTCTTCTATT
The window above is part of the Thermodesulfobacterium geofontis OPF15 genome. Proteins encoded here:
- the leuS gene encoding leucine--tRNA ligase, with amino-acid sequence MKKYDFSSIEAKWQKLWEENKIFEVKRDPSKPKYYVLEMFPYPSGRIHMGHVRNYTLGDILARVKRMKGYNVLHPMGWDAFGLPAENAALKHGVHPAKWTYSNIDYMRNQLKKLGFSYDWSREFATCDPEYYKHEQRFFIEMYERGLAYRKKTLVNWCPSCHTVLANEQVENGACWRCGEEVTLKEMEGWFLKITAYAEELLEDLKKLEGHWPEKVITMQINWIGKSEGAEIKFPIPEIEEDLIVYTTRPDTLFGATFVCMSPEHPMAKKIAEKKGLKKELENFIEKVRKERRDIEAGIAEKEGLFLETYAFHPLTAEKLPLFVANFVLMEYGTGAIMCVPAHDQRDFEFAKKYKLPIKVVIKPKDKDLVPEEMESAYEEPGIMVNSDIFTGLDSIEGKAKITAYLEEKGLGKKKVTYRLRDWGISRQRYWGCPIPMIYCERCGIVPEKIENLPVILPLDAQIDPSGRSPLPNLSEFVNTKCPKCGSQAKRETDTFDTFVESSWYFARFACPNYPEPFNKEDIKYWLPVDQYIGGIEHAILHLLYARFFTKVLRDLGYFDLDEPFLNLLTQGMVIKETYKCPIHGWLYPEEVSPEGKCLKDGCGKEVIVGKFEKMSKSKCNIVDPDQMIEKYGADTVRLFIAFAAPPEKDLEWSDHGIEGAFRFLKRLYNLVINYAEKLKEVSYKEEDLKDLPNNLLKLRRKLHQTIKKVSEDLEKRLHFNTAIAAIMEFLNLLEDTLKEISTEDEKNKKVLKECFDKVLLLISPICPHIAEELWEELGHKTFISLEKFPEYDPALIEEDIFILVIQVNGKVRDQIEVPVELSKEEIIRLAQERPKIKKYLEGKNLKNVVFVPKKLVNFVVS